A window of Desulfuromonas soudanensis genomic DNA:
TTAAACTGTTTGGCAACTCTCAATTTTTACAATATAATCTATCCCTTATTTCTTCAGGAGTTTGTAGATTGATTCCCTACTTATTTTCATATCCTTAGCTATTTTTGTTTTCATCTCCCCAGCCGACACTCGTCTATTAATCTCTGCGATCTGATCATCCGTTATGGATCTTTTGCGACCCACGCCCTTATACAAGCCTGCAGCCTTTCGTATAGCGATTCCTTCCATTTGCCTCGATTTAATCAATGACCTTTCAAACTCTGCAAACGACCCCATAAGGTTCAGCATTAGTTGAGAGTAATGATCAGCTTTGCCAGAAAAGGTAAGGTTCTCTTTTACGAATTTTACTTCAGTGCCTTTTTCAACCAACTCAGAGACAATCATTTTTAGATCGATTAAGTTTCTTGCCAAGCGATCCATTGAATGGACCACAACGGTGTCTCCTTTGTATGCGGTCTTAAGGAGTGCCATAAGCTCAGGTCGTTTCGTGTCCTTTCCACTGACCTTCTCCTCAAACACAACATCAAGCCTCATTCCTTCAAGCTGTCTCGCCGTATTCTGTTCAAACGATGAAACTCGCTTGTAGCCTATAGTCCTACCTCTCAGATCAACCATAATTTGCCTCCACTCTTAAGGTGTGTATAAACACTCTAAGACCGAT
This region includes:
- a CDS encoding recombinase family protein, translated to MRGRTIGYKRVSSFEQNTARQLEGMRLDVVFEEKVSGKDTKRPELMALLKTAYKGDTVVVHSMDRLARNLIDLKMIVSELVEKGTEVKFVKENLTFSGKADHYSQLMLNLMGSFAEFERSLIKSRQMEGIAIRKAAGLYKGVGRKRSITDDQIAEINRRVSAGEMKTKIAKDMKISRESIYKLLKK